The following coding sequences lie in one Capsicum annuum cultivar UCD-10X-F1 chromosome 5, UCD10Xv1.1, whole genome shotgun sequence genomic window:
- the LOC124898480 gene encoding uncharacterized protein LOC124898480, giving the protein MREVVKKEIINWLDAGVVYPISDSKWASPVQCVPKKGSITVVANEKNELIPLSPMTGWRVCMYYRKLKSWTLKDYFPVSFMDQMLDRLVGRRCYCFLDGYSSYNQICIAPEN; this is encoded by the coding sequence ATGcgagaggtggttaagaaggaaattattaattGGCTAGATGCAGGAGTAGTTTATCCTATTTCTGATAGCAAATGGGCgagcccagttcaatgtgtgcccaagaaaggcaGCATAActgttgttgcaaatgaaaagaatgagttgattcctctCAGTCCTATGACTGGTTGGAGAGTTTGCATGTACTACCGCAAATTAAAATCATGGACTTTAAAGGACTACTTCCCAGtgtcattcatggatcaaatgcttgatcggttgGTGGGAAGGAGGTgttattgcttcttggatggatATTCTAGCTACAATCAaatctgtattgctcctgaaAATTAG